A stretch of Pseudoliparis swirei isolate HS2019 ecotype Mariana Trench chromosome 14, NWPU_hadal_v1, whole genome shotgun sequence DNA encodes these proteins:
- the LOC130204801 gene encoding zona pellucida sperm-binding protein 3-like: MGFREVVLFGCVLLLSGGTPGAATANWFNMSTVETPNRIPQEHGTPSLQPPASSPGSNWTEHDSPRRSPVTYRLKVHQLRTPAPLEDQMLPSQSPQWWEADVPEQLEPEVTVLEPRALKPTDPPYIQGPDLNPPGEPDSMMLMFEERVPVPADTVVAHCGEGEVTVEVQRNFLGNGQLIRPIDLTLGGCPALDSPHNILRFQSELLDCGCTFRMTEEALIYSFLLMYSPTPIGNTFILKTNPAQVVIECHYQRRLLVSSGAVRPTWKPFLSSMLSEQRLQFTLSLMTEDWHSPRPSNSYRLNEVMHIEAVVVQGHHVPLRVYVDSCVATVDADSSSLPRYSFISNHGCLSDAKLTGTKSYFMQRDHEDTLHFQLRAFRFNHEHKNSLYITCRLKATKVTAPINSQNKACSFLPEANRWVASGGENKVCGCCETSCSERRQKRGLDADVDPQWEGTVAVGPILLEEDILLTEQSELQTQQVTPAASSRSTALLCGGGAALAAALLVVMAAIIRSRSRKPTGHCVGT; encoded by the exons ATGGGTTTCAGAGAGGTTGTTTTGTTCGGATGTGTGCTTCTCCTCTCAGGTGGAACTCCCGGTGCCGCCACGGCAAACTGGTTCAACATGAGCACCGTAGAAACGCCGAACCGAATCCCACAGGAGCACGGAACGCCGAGCTTACAGCCGCCGGCATCGAGCCCGGGCTCCAACTGGACCGAGCACGACAGCCCGCGCCGCTCCCCCGTCACCTACCGGCTTAAGGTCCACCAGCTCCGGACGCCGGCGCCGCTCGAGGACCAGATGCTCCCGTCTCAAAGCCCGCAGTGGTGGGAGGCCGACGTGCCGGAGCAGCTGGAGCCAGAGGTCACCGTGCTGGAGCCGAGGGCTTTAAAACCCACTGACCCGCCGTACATTCAAGGCCCGGACCTGAACCCACCTGGCGAGCCCGACTCAATG ATGCTGATGTTTGAGGAGCGGGTTCCCGTGCCGGCCGACACCGTGGTGGCGCACTGTGGCGAAGGAGAGGTCACTGTGGAGGTCCAACGGAACTTCTTGG GAAACGGCCAGTTGATCCGGCCAATTGATCTGACCCTCGGAGGCTGCCCCGCACTGGACTCCCCTCACAACATCCTGCGCTTCCAGTCGGAGTTGCTGGACTGCGGCTGCACCTTTAGG ATGACTGAAGAAGCCCTCATCTACTCCTTTTTACTGATGTATTCTCCCACTCCCATTGGCAACACCTTCATTTTAAAGACCAACCCTGCTCAAGTGGTAATTGAATGCCACTATCAAAG GCGGCTGTTGGTGAGCAGCGGCGCCGTGAGGCCCACCTGGAAGCCGTTCCTCTCCAGCATGTTGTCGGAGCAGCGGCTGCAGTTCACCCTGAGCCTCATGACAG AGGACTGGCATTCGCCGAGGCCTTCCAACTCCTACCGCCTTAACGAAGTGATGCACATTGAGGCGGTGGTCGTCCAGGGCCACCACGTGCCGCTGAGGGTGTACGTGGACAGCTGCGTGGCGACGGTGGACGCCGACTCCAGCTCTCTGCCCCGATACTCTTTCATCAGCAACCACGG GTGTTTAAGTGACGCCAAGCTGACGGGAACCAAGTCTTACTTCATGCAGAGGGACCATGAGGATACACTTCACTTCCAGCTGAGAGCCTTCAGGTTCAACCACGAGCACAAGAATTCA CTCTACATCACATGTCGCCTGAAAGCGACTAAAGTCACCGCGCCCATCAACTCGCAGAACAAAGCGTGTTCCTTCTTGCCAGAGGCTAACCG ATGGGTGGCGTCAGGTGGCGAGAACAAGGTGTGTGGCTGCTGTGAGACGAGCTGCAGCGAGCGGAGGCAGAAACGAGGCCTCGACGCGGATGTCG ATCCGCAGTGGGAGGGCACGGTGGCCGTGGGCCCcatcctgttggaggaggacatcctGCTGACGGAGCAGTCGGAGCTCCAAACGCAGCAAGTGACACCAGCAG CCTCCTCTCGGTCGACGGCCCTGCTGTGTGGAGGGGGAGCGGCGCTGGCCGCGGCGCTGCTCGTTGTCATGGCGGCCATCATTCGCAGCCGAAGCCGCAAACCCACTGGACACTGTGTCGGCACCTGA